DNA sequence from the Gouania willdenowi chromosome 21, fGouWil2.1, whole genome shotgun sequence genome:
AAGACTAAAGATGAAAAGGTCAGACTATGGCGATCTTTTTCTGGCTGAGCGAATGTTAGTCCGTCCCaaaagattaataaaaaaaaaaaaaaccttcttttttattttgcagggAACGAAAGGTGGTAGAGATCAACAGTGTGATGTAGAGCAGAAGAAGTTTGATGGCACGGGATATGACACCGAATTGGTCGAGTCACTGGAGAGAGACATTGTGTCCCGCAACCTAAACATACACTGGTATGATGAGAACACAATCACAaacgtgtttgtttgtctttgtcgCTGCTGCtaagtaggggtgggaacctctgggtacctcacgatacgcgatacaaagctcatgaTAACGATTATCCCACggtatgacgatactgcgattattgatatattggtcagaaataaatctgcgataatctatgacataagaaaaaaaaagattaagtgaaaaaactaattttatatctctgaaagacaataaattgaaaaagtgtcttatgaacagtgacactattttagtgcaatatttctgtaaataagtgtcaacataccaatgtaaatgaataggtatctccaatagtgctttctgtaaacaaaaaatagggtcttttttaccagtgacaccattatagtgcaatattccagtaaacaatatattggttccttcaacaaacagtgacaacagttctgtgaagacgtacctgcacattttagtgaaaaagcagaaaaggttttgcaaaaaaaaaaaaaaaaaaatatatataaaaaaagaatgataCTTAGCGTGAGCATATcggaaaaatatcgcgatatatcaccgTATTGGGATATCATCACACTCCTACAGCTAAGTGTTAATCATTTCAGGGAAGATATTGCTGATCTGGAGGATGCAAAGAAGCTTTTGAGAGAGGCTGTGGTGTTGCCTATGTGGATGCCAGACTTCTTCAAGGGCATTCGCCGCCCTTGGAaggtacacaaacacaaatttaTACACAATCCGtcttttgcatgttttgtcTGAAGAACAATTAACTTTATGCGTATGTTTTAGTGAAATAAGAAATCATTTTCACTTCAGTTGTACTTTAGTGTTCATGGTGATAGCGTCACATTTTACTTAAACCTAAAAGACATTTacaaagaaaattcaaaagttCTGCTATGATATTGCTCATTGGGTAGAATACAATTTCAATTCTAAAACATTGCTTAAAAAAATTTGGCTGCTTCAATATTTATTTCTCCTCACAACTACAGGACTGGTGAAATTGTTGCTCTTTTGTGTATGCAGGTGAACACTGTAatgcctaggttcccaaagtggggtacgggtacccccaggggtacgcaaattgtcatagggggtacatgaataaaaaagaaaaagaaaaggaaactagaatataattctaccagcagtcaggagccgcTATGCATTACCTCAAAGTACACATTAGCCGATGTAAGactacccatggttacagattatcattcttttttttcaattattacatagaaacatttcattgtagggctacattgtatgtgacattacatcagtggttcccaactttttttgggtcatgaccctattttccagagtttttttttctttttagaattagcttttgacaATGTTTgctgttgccaggattagtgcactaAGTGATAAGTTGCACCAGCTCACatattttaactgcattttatttgagctagatttgtatttgagaaagtgaaagcacagaatacagttgtttaagatagttctttttgtgtgtggttataatttcaaaaataataataattaaaacattttaaaaatatttttttgatcagcatttttaattgttataaCTTATTAGACATtccaggggaccccatttgaattattattatattattattattattattattatttctcacaCTGAGGGTTTCCTTTTTGTCATTCTTTTTTTACAAGTATTCAGATGAATGACGTTGGGCCCTCAGTGGGTCTGATACTGAATTGCCTGTGAGGAGCTTGTTTCTGTATCTGCTGTTGTTGGGGTTTCATCATGCGAGACGTCAATGCTTCAGGCAGCCCACAATGGTCAAAGAGCCACTTTCTGTTTTTACAGTAGCACAGTGTTTTCCAGTCTTCTGATAATAACATACATAACTGATGTTGTTAACTTAAGGTTATGGAATTAaacagtacatatatatatatatagttcatgTTCATTCAATCTGACATTTTCCCTCAGGGTGTGTTAATGACCGGGCCACCAGGGACTGGGAAAACCATGTTGGCCAAAGCTGTGGCAACAGAATGTAAGACGACGTTCTTCAATGTGTCCTCGTCCACCCTTTCCTCCAAATACAGGGGGGAGTCGGAAAAGCTTGTTCGTCTCCTGTTTGAAATGGTAAGCGCATGTGCAGAAACAGAATTGGGCCACAGTTTTATTTGGGACCAAAATCCTGGACCCAGCCATCATCATATCATATATAGGACTATGTCTTTGGACACATGTAGATTAGGTTAATGACAAAATGAACAATAGGTTAGTGCCTGTAAGTGAGAAAAATGGGGAAACATGAATTTGTTGTAAAACTTAAATGTgcaacctatttttttttttttcaggttttcttCCAATTTTCAGGGATTGATGTTATATTTTAAACATGTCATTCTGTTAATTCTCTTCTGGTCTTGAACTCTACAGACTTTGCATCTCTATGTCACtgtaaagtctaaaaaaaaatccctattgtttttttttttgtttgttttcaggcCCGATTTTATGCACCATCAACCATCTTCATAGATGAGATCGACTCAATCTGTGGCAGGAGGGGATCCTCAGATGAACATGAAACCAGTCGAAGAGTCAAGTCTGAGCTTCTGATTCAGATGGAAGGTAGGTACACCTGAAAACTGAGATGAGTTTCTATCGCGTTTCTGGGATTATGATGATTAAAGAAGATGGTCTGTAACTGGATGGTTGCTAGTTCAAAATCCCAACACATTGAGGAGAACTGGGGccttatttataaaacattgaGTAGAATCCTTACTAAAAGTGAGCGTAcgtcaaaaatctgaaaatgtacTAAACCGTGCGGAGCTCACCTGCACACACTTTCCTTTACAAATCACAGCCCAGCTAGAAGTTGACACAAGCGCAGACACTGCTGAGTGTCAGGATCATGTGTTGATCGCGGTACttgcattcattttcacttAGAGGCTTAAtatgaacatttaaatatattacCTAATGGCTCACTGTTCATGTTTATAACACAGCAGGCTTGGGTATGATTATGTGGATCTATAACTCTGATATGTGAGCATATCTGACTTCAATTAACCACTTCACCATCACCCCAGATTCACAATTAGCGCACCAGTGGGCACATTCTCAtgctatgtttattttttatatatcacaatttttacGTGAAAAGTTTCATGTACATCTTTTAGGCCCAGTTTTGGACATGCGCAACggttataaatgaggccccctGGCTTTATGCAAAATCATAATCCCAGAAAATGTTGCTGCTGCTGGACCATCAatcatgtttgaatatttaacCCCGACCCTGGGTGAGATTGACAAGGATATTTTTGGTTTAAGTGTAGCCCTATGTGGTTTTACGAGCAGGTGTGGGCGGCGCCCTGGAGAATGACGACCCCTCCAAAATGGTGATGGTCCTCGCCGCCACCAACTTTCCGTGGGACATCGACGAGGCGTTGAGGCGACGTCTCGAAAAACGAATCTACATCTCTCTACCAACAGGTGACCCTGCAAGCCACTCACTGACGAGACAACAGAGAAACATCAgctaacctgtgtgtgtgtgtgtgtgtgtgtgtgtgtgtgtgtgtgtgtgtgtgtgcagctgcaGGACGCGTAGAGCTTTTGAAGATCAATTTGAAGGAGGTGGAGGTGGCTGATGATGTGGATCTGGATCTAATCGCAGAGAAGATTGATGGATTCTCTGGAGCAGATATTACCAACGTGTGCAGGTGGGTGTATTTGTGCCATGTGATCAGACAAATCCACTACAGATACATCATCAGTTTCCATCTCCTGTCTTCTTTCCGCTGATCAGCCACAACATTATCGGCATAAAAAAAAGATCACATCAACAACACTTAGGGGCAGATTTACTAAAGGTTTTGGGGTATTAAATGTGTACAAACGTCACTCCATGCGCTAATAACGAGTACAAACTCCAGGGAATCAAGACTGCACATCTTCAGCGCCGTCAGGATGCGCCCTCAATCTATTTAGCGCGTTccctgatgaatatgtaaagtctCATAATGGctgaaaaaaatgggaggaggacatgcaagtGAATTAATGCAGtaggcgcaatgcaattcatcaaatctggaactgtttgtggtgattgttttagcaccgtaaaatagtacaactgacaagcaggtctaaacacacacgcagagatcagctgcagtaaatgttgacacaaaacacagcggagatggctTCAGTGagcctttctagtataagaaaagtcaatattaacagacactgaatgagaaaataaagtgtgagtaaagtgtgtgtgaaggagagaaaaacctGCACACCCGCGGCGGTGCGTGTGGCTGCGGTggagagaggatgctgtgcgcGCTATGGACGCACCGCTCCAGTGATGTTTTGGCCGTCAAACTctcgtgtcgcgttgatggaaggagcatcatgccagaatcagctgatcagatgcgtaGTTGATGGCACAATgtccacatatgaaagtgaggTGACATAGCGCTtttcaggagctcagacctgctggatgatggtcagtagatcatcttcaaatggtgcctGTGACTGTGTTGcagcattaactcagatcaatggcattaacagatcaataggatggtttttgtccaaatctgcctatttttcatggactgatcagagcaaagttacaggacctgatggaGCAGCTACATTAATTTAGGGGGGGAAAAATTTCACGTCTCaagagtcaaataaaagcagtgtttaGGTGGTATGACATTTACATCCTTTTATTAGTTAATGGACTGCTGAGTTAATGCTTCAAAGATGCTATGAAAAAAGATTAGCACAACTGCGTGGTTAGCTCCCAATTCCTGTTTAATTTTACACCAAAAAACGTGACGTTTCGGGCTGACCGCCCTTCATCCAGCACACTGCCTCCAAATAAAAgggaagtgtgtgttttttgattgtgcttaatgcttcaaagacacTTGAGTTTGTCTTGTTAGGCATGCACAAAGAAACTCCTTTTaagttaataaacataaaatgacatggGTTTAATTTATGTTCCTTAACCTACCTACCTACCAGAATGTTTCATCATTTCAATGAAATTTTCTGTaataatcaatgtttttcatgtaatttaaaGTCTGTGGGAGTTCAATTTAATGTTAACTGGAGGCTGTGGGctgtaatgtaatttatttaaattgtgtcAGGTTTTTCTTTGCTCATTCCAGtaaggcaccgtaccaaaatccctgaaaatAGATGCGGTGAAACCCCTGTTAAAACAGAGAGTCTTcctttcatggccaagatcattgagaaggtggtcttcaaccaactgagtcaattcttaaacTTCAACAGAATATTTGATCAATTTCAGTCAGGCTTTTGTTCTCATCAGAGCACAGAaatagctctttttttttttttttttgtaattaaagattttttattgagcattttcTTGGTACATTACAAAATCACAATCCACACTCAATAAGGCGGCTGTACATATGCATAGATACATTCATGGATGGGGGCTTTTGTACaaggtaaaaataataaaataataattaatcactATACTTATGGGCGGAATTAAGCAGATATGGGATCACTTCTCATCCTGACTTGTGTTTATAGTAATGTAGGACCAAAATGAGTCCCAAGCTGATGTGCTGTCCTtaatttttaatctatttagcATGCATTAATATGAGGCCATTTTTGTTATCATGTTTGCCCATTCCTTAATATGTGGGGCGATTGGAGTTTTCCATTGTTTAAGGATAACCCTGGCTGCCACTGATACCCCAACcataataattgaaaatttCCCTATTGATATATTAGTTATCCTCCCTTT
Encoded proteins:
- the LOC114455273 gene encoding katanin p60 ATPase-containing subunit A-like 1 isoform X1, which gives rise to MNFKEIVDNGNKGREYAMLGNYDSSIVYYQVIIQQICKHCQSLRDPALKVRWQQVRQELTEEYDKVKLIVAINESFKTQRFADVRPPSPVERAADPAVWPPHFPAEHRNPVTLKHAISGVKQQRKEAPAMQHRGAGPAGRAQAKPKPEHMGTRDYKVTKTKDEKGTKGGRDQQCDVEQKKFDGTGYDTELVESLERDIVSRNLNIHWEDIADLEDAKKLLREAVVLPMWMPDFFKGIRRPWKGVLMTGPPGTGKTMLAKAVATECKTTFFNVSSSTLSSKYRGESEKLVRLLFEMARFYAPSTIFIDEIDSICGRRGSSDEHETSRRVKSELLIQMEGVGGALENDDPSKMVMVLAATNFPWDIDEALRRRLEKRIYISLPTAAGRVELLKINLKEVEVADDVDLDLIAEKIDGFSGADITNVCRDASMMAMRRRIDGLTPEEIRALSKEELQMPVTMEDFNLTLKKISKSVSVADLEKYEAWMSEFGSV
- the LOC114455273 gene encoding katanin p60 ATPase-containing subunit A-like 1 isoform X2, producing MQEIVDNGNKGREYAMLGNYDSSIVYYQVIIQQICKHCQSLRDPALKVRWQQVRQELTEEYDKVKLIVAINESFKTQRFADVRPPSPVERAADPAVWPPHFPAEHRNPVTLKHAISGVKQQRKEAPAMQHRGAGPAGRAQAKPKPEHMGTRDYKVTKTKDEKGTKGGRDQQCDVEQKKFDGTGYDTELVESLERDIVSRNLNIHWEDIADLEDAKKLLREAVVLPMWMPDFFKGIRRPWKGVLMTGPPGTGKTMLAKAVATECKTTFFNVSSSTLSSKYRGESEKLVRLLFEMARFYAPSTIFIDEIDSICGRRGSSDEHETSRRVKSELLIQMEGVGGALENDDPSKMVMVLAATNFPWDIDEALRRRLEKRIYISLPTAAGRVELLKINLKEVEVADDVDLDLIAEKIDGFSGADITNVCRDASMMAMRRRIDGLTPEEIRALSKEELQMPVTMEDFNLTLKKISKSVSVADLEKYEAWMSEFGSV